From Candidatus Neomarinimicrobiota bacterium, one genomic window encodes:
- a CDS encoding NUDIX domain-containing protein, translating to MPDKHLTEKTLSSETIFKGRLLEVRRDEVQLPDGTTTIREYIRHPGAVVMVPLRDDGRIIFLRQFRYALDRVMMELPAGKVDAGEDPAETARRELAEEIGATCQKLVRLGLIHPCIGYSDEQIVVYLAQGLQWAEAEAEADEFVEPFELPLEEALELIEQGKITDVKTIIALYWTERYLAGKWRQ from the coding sequence ATGCCTGACAAGCATCTCACGGAAAAAACGCTCTCCAGCGAGACGATTTTCAAGGGGCGGCTGCTGGAGGTGCGGCGGGACGAGGTGCAGCTGCCGGACGGCACCACCACCATCCGGGAGTACATCCGGCATCCCGGCGCGGTGGTGATGGTGCCTTTGCGGGACGATGGGCGCATAATCTTCCTGCGCCAGTTCCGGTACGCCCTGGATCGGGTGATGATGGAGCTGCCGGCGGGTAAAGTGGACGCCGGTGAGGATCCTGCGGAAACCGCCCGACGGGAACTAGCCGAAGAGATCGGTGCCACCTGCCAGAAGCTCGTCCGACTGGGGCTGATCCACCCTTGCATCGGTTACAGTGACGAACAGATCGTGGTCTATCTGGCTCAAGGCCTGCAATGGGCGGAAGCGGAGGCTGAGGCGGATGAATTCGTGGAGCCTTTCGAGCTGCCCCTGGAGGAGGCCCTGGAGTTGATCGAGCAGGGCAAGATTACCGACGTGAAGACCATCATTGCTCTCTACTGGACCGAGCGCTATCTGGCGGGGAAGTGGCGACAATAA